Proteins encoded within one genomic window of Microaerobacter geothermalis:
- a CDS encoding thioredoxin family protein, which translates to MAPVVEAVSQELSDQVQFYDVDVDKLPDLASKFGVMSIPTMVLFHNGIEQDRVTGAIPEAAVKQFALR; encoded by the coding sequence CTGGCTCCAGTTGTCGAGGCGGTATCCCAGGAGTTATCCGATCAAGTCCAGTTTTACGATGTTGATGTGGATAAGTTGCCAGATTTGGCATCCAAGTTTGGGGTGATGAGCATCCCAACGATGGTATTGTTCCACAACGGCATTGAACAGGATCGCGTAACAGGTGCCATACCCGAGGCTGCTGTAAAACAGTTTGCCTTAAGATAA
- a CDS encoding DUF3907 family protein: MPNTQLKELCEEAHRQLKKVCKELEYFLNHHTLPQLVSRSGDREEYEPYYRLYLTDLRHLLVNCENAYEKLGVCLRRAVFNKDFAEESLHQVYHTCVDGFFYPKGEVYEEDGRYSYTGRDSIIFRKEVVPELKQLTLSLSKIFEHLRVELQYYETDYVTKKRMKSTV; this comes from the coding sequence ATGCCAAATACACAGTTGAAGGAACTATGCGAAGAGGCCCATCGTCAATTAAAAAAGGTTTGCAAGGAATTGGAGTATTTTTTGAATCATCACACATTGCCACAATTGGTTTCCCGTTCAGGGGATCGAGAGGAGTATGAACCTTATTACCGCTTGTATTTAACAGACTTAAGGCATTTGCTTGTAAACTGCGAAAACGCTTACGAAAAATTGGGCGTATGCTTGAGACGGGCAGTTTTTAACAAAGATTTTGCTGAAGAATCCTTGCATCAAGTGTATCATACTTGTGTGGACGGTTTTTTCTATCCAAAGGGGGAAGTGTACGAAGAGGACGGAAGGTATTCTTATACTGGCAGGGACTCCATTATTTTCAGAAAAGAGGTTGTACCAGAGCTGAAGCAATTAACCCTCTCCCTTTCAAAAATATTTGAGCATCTCCGGGTTGAACTTCAGTATTATGAGACCGACTACGTTACTAAAAAGAGAATGAAATCGACCGTTTGA
- a CDS encoding metal-sensitive transcriptional regulator: MQDSSYDAKVINRLRRIEGQVRGVIKMMEEKKTCRDVVTQMTAIRSAMDKAILQVVADNLNHCISEQISKGEPTEEVVEDAIQILLKSR, encoded by the coding sequence ATGCAGGATTCGTCTTATGATGCAAAGGTTATAAACCGGTTGAGGAGAATTGAAGGCCAGGTAAGAGGAGTTATTAAAATGATGGAGGAAAAAAAGACCTGCAGGGATGTGGTAACCCAGATGACAGCGATTCGTTCAGCCATGGATAAAGCTATTTTACAAGTGGTTGCTGACAATTTGAATCATTGTATCAGTGAACAGATCAGTAAAGGGGAACCCACTGAAGAAGTGGTGGAAGATGCCATTCAAATCCTGCTAAAAAGCAGATAA